In the Necator americanus strain Aroian chromosome X, whole genome shotgun sequence genome, taatcctttcatattattttgaGCAACATTATGATTAGAATGGCTGTATAAAATGTCGATGTAAAACAACATGATTATAATACCATGCTAGGAAAATTAATTCTCTGTGATTCCATATCAATTATCTCACTAGATCTGCTCTGGAATTCTTTATTATGAAGCATGATTTTCTTATGACTCAGAGTTGTTGTAACTCCTGCTAAAATAATGTGGCCTAGGCCCGTCGACAGTCCTTGCACTTCATTAGGACTACCAAGGGGGCGAAAGCATTACCCGCCAAAATAGCCAATATATGTGGATGTTCCTTGGTACGAAGAACACACAAACGCATGACAACGCGATGTCGATGGGATTTGGGAGTCGATGGGATCAAATTAGAAAGCttacttgtaaaaaaaaaacttgaattttGAACGTCtggaagaaagcaaaaacgaCGAGCAGTTGCACATTTTAACAAATTAAGTTTTGAAGCAATATCCGTGACAATATACCTGATATATTAATGCAGTTGGACCCTATTTGATGAAATTActagacaagtctgattgcaGAAACTTGCGAAGGAGATGTGCTTATGGTATAGAAACGATTAAGAGGAGTTATCAAACGTGCAAGAGGAAATATTGTAGAAGGGAGAGAGAAGTAAATTCGTGTGGCCTATTTACAAGATAAAATTCTTAGTCTATCTCAGTTTGCATCAAAATATGTTACCTGGGTACTGTATAAAATTAGCAGACAtgtgttttaattttatttaataggTATTAACAGAGCCGCGCATAAGGCGTAAATTACTTGCACATTCCAAAAGTAATTAGGCTCTTGTGCAAGACTTTGGCAGCCGCGACGAGGCGAAATGACTCTCTACAGGACTTCACAGAAATTATAACTAGTAGGagttattatttatgaaaaaCCTGTACttcataataaaaaattccagaacagATAGAATCACAGAAGATTAATTACCCTGGCCTTTTACTATAATCATAATGTTTCTAAAGCTGGCATTTCGCATAGTCGTTTTAATCAGTGCTgtgtttaaaataataaaataggactatttcacttattttaggTGTTAGACATTGGAAGATTACGGCATactcatttttcaaagttgggagccaatttttaaaacttttttcagtttGGGTGAGGTAAGAGCACCCCAAGGATGCAATTAAGGCCTACTGCAAATATAAATTGTTTTTGGTGCTATACACCGtttttggaaatgaaatcTATCATCTATCAATCTATCTGAGTAGGTTTACTCAGCTGGACAAATCACTTATAACCTATTTGTGTTTTCGCATTGGTAGATATGAGGTGTACAATAATATTCTTTGCagaatttcatggaaaatctgcaaaaaaaaaattgtgccgATTTTCTTCTCACGCACATTATATGTTGTAAATTCGGGCCGCCTACAGCTCTTGTTCTTGTTAAAATGATCCTGGATTCGtgctttttttgtaagaattcACTATCTGTTCAACTTATCTGGTTTTACTTTTCCTGGCGAGTACAACAACATCCCTGAGTATTGTGCAATTAAATACGCCTATCATCAGGGGCCACTCACACGAGTAGACTGCAACGCGTTCGCGTTGGCCCTGCTTGGATCAAACACAATTTGAGTATACGCTTTGGGTACGTACGAGACATgcaacctgcactgttatatggggaagacatacattgcaaaaaggtgctatCGTCGAGCACATCGTCAATGCCCATAACCtcaaaggtcaactgcctaaAGGGAGCAatgaatctttggcaacaactatccgtttcgtcacgctgaagtGCAAATCATTGTCGAGTGAATTCCAGCAAACCGTTCTGTCTAGGATCCAACGATATGCTGTTAGTGACGTTGCAGGAAACATGCATCAGAGATTGTGCCTTTATCACCATCGAAGACTACTCTACTCACGGCGGGGATGCTGATCAAAAGAAGGTAGGAGGCTGCACAACAGCTGTAGGGAACAACTACAACAATCTGGTAGTGGAATTCGGCACACGTCGTCTAAATGTGCCTATGTACAACTGTTGGATCACATAGGACTCCAGATCGCAAGTGCCCACACACCTACGGAGACCGCTGAAAAGAATAAGGACGTCTTTTAAGACAAATTTAATGCGCTGGTATTTAAGATGCCCAACCAGCAGATGGCCGTTGTTGGAATCGACGCTAATGTGAAGTCTAGCCTTGAACAACGCTCAGatctcctaaaaaaaaggaattattcGATGGAGAGCACTTATGTGAGCGGACAGAGGTTAGCAGCCttgaggactggagaacaCCGCTTCATTTTGCCGCAATATTGCTTTACTATAGCATAAGCTTTCTTCGGGTTCTTGTCCACCCATTCTTTTTGAAACTCCTCCGCTCTTAAAGTTCACTCGTTTTCGCGATCTTGTTGCAGCTTTCCTCCCAGACGTTTCttctggttgaagtcaccagtacTACGGGCGACATATACGGAATTATATAGTGCGCACAAAAAACATAGCGCCACCTACTAGtttgatcttcttttttcttttatgttttcttaaaaataaagagaaacagCCAATTAATTCAGAATGCCCTTCAAATCTAGCGGTGAAAACTTTGTTTTGGAATAATTTATCGCTACAAACAAAACATATTCagtcaattaattaaaaaagataaaatgcaACCGTACGAAAATCATAGCGCCACCATTCAAAAATCGCAAAAAGCTACATTAAAATAGAGAAGATTACTAacacaacaataataaaaaattaattgtttcTCCTTTGTTTGAAACAACATCCACGCATTGAATATATGGCATCGATATAGCTTTTTAGAAGACTTTCAGGCTTCCAGACATTTAGAATGGCCGTGAACTGAGCTCATGAACTCTTTTTGTAAGTCCTTTGATGATGGTAGATCTTTAGCACGAGCCACGCCCACAAGATTTCGATCGGGTTTAAGTCAAGGGAACGAGCTGGCCAATCCAAAATGTCGATGTCTCTCGAGGCAAACTAGGCCATTGTTGAGAGACTGGAAGGAAGTGCTCGATTTGCAGTTTGTAACTTGCCGTATGAACTCCTCCAACGTTTGCTAAATTGtgctttacaaaaaaaaaaccaatttcaACATGATGACTCTGCAATTCATGTCAGTCGCTCAACAAAGGCCTGGTTTGCCTTGAGAAACATCGATGTTTTGGATTGGCCAGCTCGTTCGCCCGAATTAAACCCGATCGATATCTTGTGCGGGTGGCTCGTGCTAAAGATCTACCATCATCGAAGAACTTACAAAAAGTATTCAAGAGCTCAAAACGGCCATTCTCAATGCCTGGAAGTCGATTCCTGAAAGTCTTCTAAAAAGCTATGTCGATTCAATGCCTGAATGTTGTCACAAACAGAGGAGaaacaattaattattaattattgttttgttagtaattttctccatttcagTATtacttttcttgatttttgaaTGGTTGCGCTATGTTCTTTGTACGGTTGCATTTTgactatttttaattaattgactGAATATCTTTTGCTTGTAGCGATAAATTATTCCAAAACAAAGTTTTCATCGCTAGTTTTGATGAACTTTCTGGATTAATTGGctgtttttctctatttttaagaaaacataatagaaaaaaaagatcaaactAGTGGGTGGCGCTATGTTTTTTGTGCGCACTATATAATTCTGTATATGCCGCCTGTAGTACTGTTGACTTCAACCAGAAGAAACGTCTGGGAGGAAAGCTGCAACAAGATCGCGAAGACGAGTGAACTTCAAGAGCGGAGTTTCAAAAAGaatgggaggacaagaacccgaaGAAAGCTTCTGCTATAGTAAAGCAATATTGCGGCAAAGTGAAACGGtgttctccagtcctcaaGGTTGCTAATGGAATCGCTGGTGGTGAGGCAACCGTACCAAATTcggagggatcacttcaacaCTGAAGCGGCAGGCGCTATCAGCTCCTTAACTTGAGCCCGTCCACAACTGTAAGCGGGGAACCACCGACAGAGTTCTGGTAAGTgtccaaaaaatgaataatgaaaagtCTGGTAAAGACAGTGgcattagcgcagaaatgctgaaatctcttcctccttctaGGATTCGTGATTTGACGAAGATCATCAATTCAACTTGGATCGATGAAACTATACCTCATAGGTAGAGACCGTGCACCCTATCACAATTCCACCTAACAGGAAGTTATCCATCACGGATCCAAGAAACTAACGAGGACTACCGTTGCCGCGTATTACGTAAAAGGTTTTGGAGTGAATCGTCCTGGATTGCCTTATCAAATCCCGCAAGGAAACAATGTGTGATGAGCAGTCCGGGTTTCGTACTAGGCGATCCACTATTGACTAGGTGTTTTTCTAGTAAGGAGGTTGAAATCTGGTAGtagtattcgaagccaatacAGGTAGCCTTTTTGGGCTTCGAAGCAGCAGTACGAATtttcaacatgttgttaacGTTGTATCGAAGCTAGCGGCAACCTATGTATTACGCCTGCGCCACGATAAGTATAAGCATATATGGGTATCGTGAAGACCTTCAGAGGGAATCAGAATTGGCGGGCAACCGattgaactcgtcgatgagtttttTTACCTGAGCTGAAGAACAGTCCCAACTATGAGAGTGACGTACAGGTAGATGCGCTAAGATAGGCTCagcattcaactccttaaaGAATTTCCTGTGGTCGATCGCACTCTCCAACGAAATTAAGCTGCCAGCCTATCTGGCCACAATTCGGCCTATCATGAtatacggatcggagacttgagcAGCTTTGTCTACAGTGATGGCGACTGTATGGAAAAAAGCTGTTTGGGCGGCcgtttggctacttttggtctATGCCATAAAGAAGACCTTTATAGTAAAGTATGGCATAGGTAGTCAAAGCCAGTGCAGTAAGCTGTTTTGGACTTCAAAGCCATCTTCGACTCTTTTTATCGGGATCGCTTCTTGAATCCTTCATTTTCAATGAGGGTAGACGGGTATTCGATCGAACTAGTAGATGAGTTCTCCTGCTTGGGCTTGGGCTCTATGCTGAGGAACAAGGGCAGCTCCGGGAGTGACATACATGCATTGCAGTCTACAGCGTTGGCGATAATTGACTGCACGAAAATGAACCTGCTTATACTGCTGTCTGGCTACCTCTGACCTATTGTATTCAACAACAAAGAACTTTACGCAGATGTGGATATAGCGTAGCGTAGAGGATGAAACATAGAAAGCATCAACATCTGACACCACTGTCGAAAGTGGTCACAGCCAATCGTCTTCGTTTCTTCGGTCACATTATAAAGATaccataatttattttttttttaacttttttaactttttgaaaaaatgaaatgaaagtgcGAACTCGCAAATCGTACTCCTCTATTATCACAGCAAGACAGATGTATCATCGAAGTGCCTACAGGATTTCTTTAATCGCTCATATTCCCTTCAATCCTCGAATCGGAGCTGCGCGGTTAAAATTGAGCCAGCTAGCTCTTTATGATAGCATACAAACGTAACATAACGCGTCCTATGTGCGTATGCAAGGTATGAAAGCAGAAATTCTTGTGAAAGACTTCCAAATGATAGGAATCTATTTTAGTCTGTGTTTCTGGCATGCGTTATTGTTCCATCACTATGGCTACCACAGAACAATTCGCAGGCTGGTTTGCGAGGTTTTATGGACTGTTATTTGGCAcctttttctctggaattatCTTCACACAtctctggaatttctttttgaagaaaaagtctaTCCAAATAAGCTAGCTAGCTAGTATTGTGagcattttttctggaactagAAGTGCGTAATGGTCGTTGTTCTTCGGGAGCCCGAATGAGTGATCGTTAGTGTGACAGAAGACGCAGCAATCAACTGGACATAAGAGTGGCGAGATATCGCAGTGCGATGTGTGCACGATGGTTAGCACATTCTACTAGATTTTTCTGctgaaagaagttttttttaagcggTAACGAAGTACAGCTCATTTATGAAATTCTATGTCCTgcaaaaccttacgtctcaCCTAAACTGCCTACCCACCCCGAACCGCCGAAATATTATTAACTCGAAAAAAGTTTTGTGGAGTAGAGTAGAGCACTTATGTACTGGACAATGGATCTCAGAGGTGTGAAAGATAGAGCATTGTTCTTTTGATTGTAAATATTCTAAATATTAAGTActaagtaataataaacatcaaaaatactaaataatccaaatattaaataattataaattttaaagtcactgcagttcttcttcttcttcttcttcctagcgtttgtcccgcgttgttgcagggtccgcttttctgcttcttgtcttccatttggttctatccattgcatcagccacaaacgtacacaaacgtgcatctatcatatccagcttcacacggtctaaccagcgaatctttggcctcccacgcggcctcactcctgaaacgtcgagcttcagagcggttttggcaacagaatcttcctcccgccgcaagacgtgaccaaaccatctcagtcgcgcctccttcatcttctcagttatcgggacgacgccgaagatggaacGTACAGTGttgttggatactttctcttttagcgttacacctatcgtccacctcaacatccgcatctccatagcgtgcagcactctttccaaggctttcgttgtcggccagcactcgcatccgtgaagggcaacaggacgcacaaccgttctgtagatcttcgacttcagtcgaacagagACTTTCTTGTCAcacagtacccctgttgccattttccatttcatccatgcagcattaacacgtgctcgaccttcttgatcaatgtcgcctgtggaagtcactttggatccaaggtacttgaagcagttcaccttgtttaattcggtgccatcgacacgaattgatccatcctctatccttggtccgcactccatgtactcagtttttgatgtgttgaggcgcaatccatattgctgcagctgatccttccaagactgcacttgtttctgaagatcatctcgagactccgacgcgagcatgacatcgtcggcaaagagtagagtccacggatgctgcttctggatttgcttcgttatcgtgtccatgcacagtatgaacggCAGAGGTGAGaaggatgaaccctgatgaacccctacttgtacagggaatggcctgcttgttccagcagcacatcgtacaacgctggtaggcttcgcataaagtagcttcgtccaccgcacatattcatctggtactctatgcgacctcatggacatccataacagctcatgtgggacacggtcgaaagctttctcgagatcgagaaaagcaagatgcacactgcggttcttctctcgatgtttctccaggaggattcggacagcatggatagcatctagagtgctgcagtccttcacaaagccgcactgattgagtgaaacgctaacaattttcctcagacgagcttccaggacacgctcaaaaaccttcatcgtatggcacagcagtcgtataggcctgtacgaggtgcagtcagcaatgtctcctttccctttccaaacaggcacggtcacggaagtttgccaaacgtctggagtccgtccttctgcaacgatcttgttaaatagagttgcgagccacatggaccctcgatctcctagcagcttctagatatcagcaggtatgtcatcaggaccggttaccttgttcgacttcatttttgcgagggcagcactgacttcgacggcagtaattggtagaacaggaccctcgacgctgggaacggttgggatgggaggatgacagaactcttcgttacacaagtgattgtagtactctcgccacctttccaggatctgaccagagcggcgcagaacggctccatcagctcccttaacgatcttggtgtgctccatatccaacgttgagcgatgacgtgctctgactaaacgatacactgcccgctcgccttctctggtatcaagcatgtcgtacacagccttgtagcggtccgacttcgccttggagactgccttcttagcctccctcttcgccgctaggtaagcaccccgatcttcaggctgacgcgtcctccatcaaagcttatacttggacttcttctcacgaattgccgcctgaacttcctcgttccaaaaccacgtagccttttgtacctttggcttacctagagtcgtctttcccagagtgttttccgcggtcaagcgtataacgctggaagtagatgaccgcatttcctccacactacgagtagggtggggaagtgtagatggagccacggacgcgaaaatacctcctttcgatccttcagattccaccatttgatgcgctgtgtttcagtccttggatgtctcttccttggacgggagattttcaagtccataacgagcagatggtgtagggcagcgacatggtctgtagggatgacttttgaatcctgcagaagtcggcgatctcgtcggcgtaacatccagaaatctatctGTTttacgaccgccgctggtgtacgtgatcaaatgagattttcttttccgatactgcgtgttagcaatgatcaagtcacttgcaacagcatactccaggattcgcacgcaacccgtcgtcgttacgagctccatagccgtatccaccatgacaactctcgaatccgtctttccgggaaccgacatgtccgttgaagtctcctccgattaaaagtacttcttcgctttccagggattggacgtaccgCTCCAGATCCTCCCAGAAGcttgccttctcttcttcactacagtccgcctgtggcgcataagcagagacgactcgcaattccacttctcctgtatctacttttacagccatcaagcgatccgatagtcgatccaccgctgcgacgctatttctaaacgactcgttcaatatgataccaacgccattgcgatttgatgtgccgtggtagatcagcttgtagccatcgcctaattcccttgctttggagcctttccagcgagtctcctgtatacaacatatgtcaacacggcgttttctgagactgtatgccagttcacgacttcttccagtaagcgtcccaacgttaagtgttgccaagcgcactggatgttgctggcgatggcgaactaacttctttggccggcttcgtcctctaaccggtagccctcgcatatttgccacattgcccgggcgaggacaatgtgCGTCGCTTCTGAGGTACGCCCTatcttctgaagaacacatagtagacattagcagtatgacgcgatgaaggtgttgtcctcggtcggcttgtcgcactagcaagctagcagcctggcaccggaatcgtcgtactacctcctcacttacctagcctgtagccttggcccaaggaccgggctactagccggacacctttgtggcatggttgaacctgccacAAAGGttgaagtctcgccaccatagctgccggacggccagggccaccgctgcgccgctttgaggcgtgaggtaggatttgcagcagaaaGTCACTGCAGTTCTAATTCAGAAAGTCACTGCAGTTCTAATTCAGAATATTTCGCAGTGTATAATCTCCACGGATCTGCCTCTAAAGACGATGTCCCTGCTCTATACATAAAGAAAACTCGCGAGTAATATAACAACTTTACCagcgaaatttttctttgttctacaATGACGTCACAGGCGCCGCGAAGAGAGaagtgacacaatttcacccaaaatactCAGTGTGAACGAACGCAGGTAGATTCAGGGGACAAACTCCTTGTTTCTGCTGCGCCAGGACTGATTCATAACATTCTCGTATCCCGCATCTCGCTCCGCCCAGAAACCTGCAACGAAGTGACTAGGAGGTGCAAGGGATGCGGTTTGCAGTCGCGTACTTCAAATAAGCTCActtgtccactccgggaggaCGAAACGTTCTCCCACATCTCATAGGATTATAGGCCAGCAACCTGCCCATGAGATTTAAAATTACATGCATGTTATAGTGATAAGAAATAGTCTTTTCACTCCGAAGAAGTGAGGAGACTCTTTTAGTAAGAGCCTTGTACACTAGTGCTAGGAGGAACGGAGTCATTTATTCTATccgaccgagacgagacgaccttctcaacgccgtatatgaaactggaggagaactgttcttaggaacatgcgacagtagaggagttggtgtcTTCGTCAACACAAGTATGCAAAGAATATTGactttttcgaacaacttacgacccgagtCGGAGTTCTGATGAAAGATGTGATCCAACATCAAATATCTTCTTCGTTTACGCTCCAGCATCAAgctacaaagaagaagaactctAAGCTTTCTATGTGGACTagaagaagttctacagaggtgaccataccttctacaagatCATAATTTCAATTCCATGATTGGCCCCAGAAAAACGCTggggaacttcacatcgggacctaCGGCCAAGAATGGAACAAACAGAACGAGAGACTTTCATGGGTTGTCATACCGATtgagaccatccatgggagcCCGCAATCACAAAGGCCCTCCACTCTATGCTGGACGAGAAAATCACCCGCTGGAGGAAtccataatgaaattgaccacatcatcgtcggTAAAAGGGGCTGCCTGACGAATGTCGCTGTTGTgacaaagttctatacggaaATGGACCATCGCTTTctctgaggaaaatttttttcagcaaggAGAGAAGATAAAGCCGCCAAGTCCAGAGAGCGAAGTCCCAAAGCTATCGTTAACTTGGATTTCTTCGCTACGCTAatcggcttttgggaagattccgcaatggacaacatcgacgaggaatacgatGAGAATACGATGGACACCTTCAAGACTGCATGAGGAAGGCTGAGAATTCTAAAACCACAACGAGGCGCCTGCCCACACTGGAGCTGATACGTCAACGTGGCGCTGCACAAGCCGCAGGCAACCAAGAATCCACGCCCGaactcgcaaggctttgcagaaaggcgataaaagaagacctcaaggagagaaaaacagaagtgtTGTCCAAGTTGCAGAGGCAGGAAGGAGTTTTGCTATGTCCGCCGGAACTTCGCCAATGGCAAGACAAAAATGACTGCTCTCTGAAACCTAAATGGAACGACCACTGCAGTGAGAAggagaatgaagaaaagaatccaCGACTTcttctctgatctcttcgacagccatgttcACTtccctcctcaccatctgaggcaAGACatacatgtcattccagaacGTCTCCCGTGCGAAGTAGTACATGCTACCATCTCGGTAGGCAATCTTACGGCAACCGCTTCCAACAGGGTAAAATCTGAACATCTGAGGAATCTTCTGCCAATTCTCACAAACACTCTGACGAGATTCTTCACaggttacctgtcggaatgcaaggtccctAAACAGTGAaagaccagcaagactgtGTCGTTGTATTGAAAGGGAGGTATACATGACATCGGCGACATCAGCGGCTATCGCTGAATTGCTTAttatccgtcatctacaagctcctTACAAAAGTGATTCTTAACTGGTATAAAAAAGTGCTAGATAAAGGACAGTATTGCTAGCAAGTAGGGTTTCGAAAGAAATGCAGCGCGACAGAgtacattcacactgtttagaaactcatcgaggtattgCGGGATTACAAGATGCCGCCAAGGCGTCACTACAGAAGGTACTTTGATAGTTGTAGAGTAAGTTTACAGCCAGAaattcgccattctacaagaatatcatcatcgacgTGAATAGACGGGTCCGACAGAGCGATAAAATTTCACCTAAAGTGCTCACGATCATTCTCGAGAATGCAATGCAAGggctggaatgggacgacatggaaGTAAAAGTTGATGGTCAATGTCTAACATCATCCaaacggaacgaatgctgaccgagtTCGATGAAACATATAGATGCATCGCTCTTCAACTAATACTGAAAAGGACGTTCATACGAACGAATGGGTCTCGAATGTCTCATTCACATTCAAcagaacgaacatatccgaatggtGTGTTCAGCTATGTTAATCTGGAAAACTGTTAATtgagaaataaacatgaagaaagACCTGACTCCTTGAGCTGGGCAGAAGAAAACGAGCGGTTCGGGCAGCTTATAAGAAGAGAGCATCGAGCATGGACTATGAACATCCGACTTCGTGCTCATTAATTCAAAACCATCGTTCTTCCTGTTTCGAACTACGTTTTGGAAACCTGAGCGTTTTGCaagtaggagaaaaaatgtggTGAGTGTCAATGAACGTTCATTCGGAAGAGTGATGCTGgaagtatcccgtttcacgcaagagAGAAACGGGACCACATATTCGATCTTATGTCAGCAACCGGAGATGAGAGACGTTGCCGCATTtgtcaagaaaatcaaaataaggTGTGCCAGACATGTGATGCGCTTCAGCAACAACCTGTTGGACCGAAATCGTGAGTGACTGGTTCCGAGTGacattaagcgcactacagtaAGAAtgccgatggtcagattttttcacaaaatcctTCAACTCTGCTCTGCGATCGGGATaagtggaagaattactggaaCCGGCTGGACTAGTTTGTGAACCATGGTGATCTAatatctttggaaaaaaaatgtatgtttGCAAATTTCCGTTTAACTCACAGACCGATACCTAACTTTATACTAGTATACTTTCCACGCTCACCAGACATTGCTTTAGACTGATCCGCGGGAATTCTCGAACCATCACATGTCGCAAGTATTGTGACGTGATTTTTCATACCAACAACGGTTTTTATACATATTTCAGCGGTATTTTGTGTCACTTGTACTCGAATTTCTAGTTGGCAGTTCTTCGAAATCTATGTCTTACAATCATaatctgtttaaaaaaaaaccttgtgtACGCATGAtttacagtagggtcaaaacgtcatgatgcacggtgcagttgagtAAGTAGCTGCGCCAGGAGCAGTGAGGTGAAGCGTAGCAATTAGGAGGAGAATTAGGATCCATGGTAGAACGTCACATAGTTACAGTTCTCAATGATCCCCCTCTCAATTCCAACTGCTATCTCGCGtcgcttggagcgcagccgctttcgcaactgcacgtgcttcatgccgttttgacccgaccatgcACACCGTCTGTAAAttccaacgttt is a window encoding:
- a CDS encoding hypothetical protein (NECATOR_CHRX.G24240.T1); the encoded protein is MWLATLFNKIVAEGRTPDVWQTSVTVPVWKGKGDIADCTSYRPIRLLCHTMKVFERVLEARLRKIVSVSLNQCGFVKDCSTLDAIHAVRILLEKHREKNRSVHLAFLDLEKAFDRVPHELLWMSMRSHRVPDEYVRWTKLLYAKPTSVVRCAAGTSRPFPVQVGVHQGSSFSPLPFILCMDTITKQIQKQHPWTLLFADDVMLASESRDDLQKQVQSWKDQLQQYGLRLNTSKTEYMECGPRIEDGSIRVDGTELNKVNCFKYLGSKVTSTGDIDQEGRARVNAAWMKWKMATGVLCDKKVSVRLKSKIYRTVVRPVALHGCECWPTTKALERVLHAMEMRMLRWTIGVTLKEKVSNNTVRSIFGVVPITEKMKEARLRWFGHVLRREEDSVAKTALKLDVSGVRPRGRPKIRWLDRVKLDMIDARLCTFVADAMDRTKWKTRSRKADPATTRDKR
- a CDS encoding hypothetical protein (NECATOR_CHRX.G24241.T1), whose translation is MLRRRDRRLLQDSKVIPTDHVAALHHLLVMDLKISRPRKRHPRTETQRIKWWNLKDRKERYTLDRGKHSGKDDSRTRQPEDRGAYLAAKREAKKAVSKAKSDRYKAVYDMLDTREGERAVYRLVRARHRSTLDMEHTKIVKGADGAVLRRSGQILERWREYYNHLCNEEFCHPPIPTVPSVEGPVLPITAVEVSAALAKMKSNKVTGPDDIPADI
- a CDS encoding hypothetical protein (NECATOR_CHRX.G24242.T2) is translated as MRGLPVRGRSRPKKLVRHRQQHPVRLATLNVGTLTGRSRELAYSLRKRRVDICCIQETRWKGSKARELGDGYKLIYHGTSNRNGVGIILNESFRNSVAAVDRLSDRLMAVKVDTGEVELRVVSAYAPQADCSEEEKASFWEDLERYVQSLESEEVLLIGGDFNGHVGSRKDGFESCHGGYGYGARNDDGLRANPGVCCCK
- a CDS encoding hypothetical protein (NECATOR_CHRX.G24242.T1) yields the protein MSTMCSSEDRAYLRSDAHCPRPGNVANMRGLPVRGRSRPKKLVRHRQQHPVRLATLNVGTLTGRSRELAYSLRKRRVDICCIQETRWKGSKARELGDGYKLIYHGTSNRNGVGIILNESFRNSVAAVDRLSDRLMAVKVDTGEVELRVVSAYAPQADCSEEEKASFWEDLERYVQSLESEEVLLIGGDFNGHVGSRKDGFESCHGGYGYGARNDDGLRANPGVCCCK
- a CDS encoding hypothetical protein (NECATOR_CHRX.G24243.T1), which encodes MRKAENSKTTTRRLPTLELIRQRGAAQAAGNQESTPELARLCRKAIKEDLKERKTEVLSKLQRQEGVLLCPPELRQWQDKNDCSLKPKWNDHCSEKENEEKNPRLLL